In the Limanda limanda chromosome 1, fLimLim1.1, whole genome shotgun sequence genome, one interval contains:
- the rerg gene encoding ras-related and estrogen-regulated growth inhibitor, translated as MAKSPEVKLAMFGRAGVGKSALVVRFLTRRFIWEYDPTLESTYRHQANIDDEVVSMEILDTAGQEDIQQKESHMRWGDGFIIVYDITDRGSFEEVAPLRSLLEEVKRPKNVPLVLVGNKSDLDHVRQVGTEEGERLAAEMACAFYECSACADEGGAVPEAFHELCREVRRRKAVQGKARRRSSTTHVKQAINKMLTKISS; from the exons CTTTGGTGGTGAGATTTCTAACCCGACGCTTCATCTGGGAGTACGACCcaacacttg AATCCACATATCGGCATCAAGCCAACATTGATGATGAGGTTGTTTCCATGGAGATTCTGGACACTGCAGGGCAG GAGGATATCCAGCAGAAGGAGAGTCACATGCGTTGGGGTGATGGATTCATCATAGTCTATGACATCACAGACCGGGGAAGCTTTGAGGAGGTGGCACCTCTTCGGAGTCTcctagaggaggtgaagaggccGAAGAATGTCCCTCTGGTTCTAGTGGGCAACAAGTCAGACCTGGACCATGTCCGGCAGGTTGGCACAGAGGAAGGCGAGCGGCTGGCAGCTGAGATGGCATGCGCCTTCTATGAATGCTCAGCATGTGCCGATGAGGGTGGTGCGGTACCCGAGGCTTTCCACGAGCTCTGCCGCGAGGTGAGGCGCCGGAAGGCCGTGCAGGGCAAGGCCAGGCGCCGCAGCTCCACCACACATGTCAAACAGGCCATCAACAAGATGCTGACCAAGATCAGCAGCTAG